In one Halosimplex halophilum genomic region, the following are encoded:
- a CDS encoding ABC transporter ATP-binding protein gives MSLLELDGVDSYYGQSHILRDVSMHVEEGEICALLGRNGAGKTTTLRSIAGARPPEVREGTITYKGRDITDMETEDISVLGISHVPEERRVFGNLTVEENLHLADVVQNRSNTIGRDLQFEHEGLSIEQILEDFPRLAERQNQLAGTLSGGEQQMLAIARALKQSTDLLMLDEPYEGLAPQIIETVEGAIERIREEGTTVLLVEQNAVAAMKIADRCYIVDQGGVVFEGTAAELREDDETRERYLGV, from the coding sequence GTGAGCCTGCTCGAACTCGACGGCGTCGACAGCTACTACGGCCAGAGCCACATCCTGCGGGACGTGTCCATGCACGTCGAGGAGGGCGAGATATGCGCCCTGCTCGGCCGCAACGGCGCCGGCAAGACGACGACGCTGCGCAGCATCGCCGGCGCGCGTCCCCCGGAGGTGCGGGAGGGGACGATCACGTACAAGGGTCGGGACATCACCGACATGGAGACGGAAGACATCTCGGTGCTTGGCATCTCGCACGTCCCCGAGGAACGGCGGGTGTTCGGCAACCTCACCGTCGAGGAGAACCTCCACCTCGCGGACGTGGTCCAGAACCGCTCGAACACGATCGGGCGGGACCTGCAGTTCGAACACGAGGGGCTCTCGATCGAGCAGATCCTGGAGGACTTCCCGCGGCTGGCCGAGCGGCAGAACCAGCTGGCTGGGACCCTCTCGGGCGGCGAACAGCAGATGCTCGCCATCGCGCGGGCCCTGAAGCAGAGCACCGACCTGCTGATGCTCGACGAGCCCTACGAGGGGCTGGCCCCCCAGATCATCGAGACCGTCGAGGGCGCCATCGAGCGGATCCGCGAGGAGGGGACGACCGTCCTGCTGGTCGAGCAGAACGCCGTCGCGGCGATGAAGATCGCCGACCGGTGTTACATCGTCGACCAGGGCGGGGTCGTCTTCGAGGGCACGGCGGCGGAACTGCGCGAGGACGACGAGACGCGCGAGCGGTACCTGGGGGTCTAA